The Acidianus infernus genome window below encodes:
- a CDS encoding ion channel, giving the protein MLLLLLFFMILLYVSINEVNSITYSVFLGNIGHNFNACMNLVNSIYFTLITLSTVGYGDIVPVTPIAKLFVVTFDHI; this is encoded by the coding sequence ATTCTATTATTATTATTATTTTTTATGATATTATTATATGTTTCTATCAACGAGGTCAATAGCATCACCTATTCGGTGTTTCTAGGCAATATAGGGCATAATTTTAATGCTTGTATGAATTTAGTTAATTCAATTTATTTTACACTAATAACTTTATCTACAGTAGGATATGGAGACATAGTACCTGTTACTCCTATAGCTAAACTATTTGTAGTAACATTTGATCATATTTGA
- a CDS encoding carboxypeptidase-like regulatory domain-containing protein: MVKYMNLIVLGILMFGLFVTLSLGSSTALTVYSPVPGEHIALINAKELILNISVYDPIAPVNSTVAVTISGPYDIRMTSAGVPIGQLNASHMFTATNYAFPVTLFEANGTQLSAFIPGQYNVTISVAGSSETIPICVISPNEIEFLVYVYSNGVALPGATVSIYNVTSGQLLFTNTTNSQGLATLVVPYVYTMTNEYNVTAVKPGYQLVYEEVTVPADHITPVTVKLTTHPITFVLTPVCFQDMGIVEPAKPASLPGTPEPVYVASAFMGTDLSIIINATVSGIPVQGATISGSYLTISGKQFTSTAKYIGNGQYNLTIVLPNYTVPYTLEIYVTGKYQTNTYTFVTLVSVQPNYIAIIDNLQAEVNSLNNTVTMLYSEISLLKNNITYLNMTISMLKEEISEINSTLMTLSGELHTVNSTLTNEIDNLTNELNSLSSKVSSLETQVSSVNSSLQNVNSEISSDNSKISGLTSLVYGGLILGIIALIIAIVAIVLVFRKVA; this comes from the coding sequence ATGGTTAAATATATGAATTTAATTGTATTGGGAATATTAATGTTTGGGCTATTTGTTACTCTATCGCTAGGTAGTAGTACTGCCTTGACAGTATATTCACCAGTTCCTGGTGAACATATAGCATTAATAAATGCAAAGGAATTGATATTGAATATATCAGTTTATGATCCAATAGCTCCAGTAAATAGCACTGTAGCAGTTACTATATCTGGTCCTTATGATATAAGGATGACGTCAGCAGGAGTTCCAATAGGTCAGTTAAATGCAAGTCATATGTTTACAGCGACTAATTACGCGTTTCCAGTTACATTATTTGAGGCAAATGGTACTCAACTATCTGCCTTTATACCGGGTCAATATAATGTAACAATTTCAGTAGCCGGCTCTTCAGAAACTATTCCAATATGTGTCATAAGTCCTAATGAAATAGAGTTCCTAGTATATGTATATTCTAATGGTGTAGCGTTACCTGGTGCTACAGTAAGTATATATAATGTAACTAGTGGACAGTTACTATTTACTAATACTACTAACTCGCAAGGTTTAGCTACACTAGTAGTTCCATATGTTTATACTATGACTAACGAGTATAATGTTACTGCAGTAAAGCCTGGATATCAACTAGTATACGAAGAAGTTACAGTTCCTGCTGACCACATAACTCCTGTTACCGTGAAGTTAACTACTCATCCAATAACCTTTGTATTAACGCCAGTATGCTTCCAAGATATGGGAATTGTAGAACCTGCAAAGCCTGCGTCACTACCAGGTACTCCTGAACCAGTATATGTTGCATCTGCCTTTATGGGTACCGATCTATCAATTATAATAAATGCTACTGTGTCTGGTATTCCAGTCCAAGGTGCAACAATATCGGGCTCTTATTTAACTATTAGCGGTAAGCAATTTACATCCACTGCCAAATACATTGGAAATGGTCAGTATAATTTAACAATAGTTTTACCAAACTATACAGTTCCTTATACTTTAGAAATTTATGTTACTGGAAAATATCAAACTAATACTTATACCTTCGTAACTTTAGTATCCGTGCAACCTAATTACATAGCAATAATTGATAATTTGCAGGCTGAAGTAAATAGCTTAAATAATACAGTGACTATGTTATATAGCGAAATATCTCTACTTAAGAATAATATAACATACCTTAATATGACGATATCTATGTTAAAGGAAGAGATAAGCGAAATAAATAGTACTTTAATGACATTATCTGGAGAATTACATACAGTTAATTCGACTTTAACTAATGAAATAGATAATTTAACTAATGAATTAAACAGCTTAAGTAGTAAGGTTTCAAGCCTAGAGACTCAAGTAAGTAGTGTCAATTCATCGCTTCAAAATGTAAATTCAGAGATAAGTTCTGACAACTCTAAGATAAGTGGCCTGACTTCTCTAGTATATGGTGGCCTAATACTAGGAATAATAGCATTAATAATTGCTATAGTTGCTATAGTACTTGTATTTAGGAAAGTAGCATAA
- a CDS encoding NAD(P)/FAD-dependent oxidoreductase yields the protein MTKVLVLGGRFGALTPAYTLKRLVGSKAEIKLINESRFSWLRLDLPHVSIGVKDVDQFKLDLSQALPEKGIEFQEGKVIKIDAKNNEVIYKKPDGSIEEEEYDYVIVGIGAHLGTELIKGWDKYGYSVCEPDFALKLRDRLATFQGGNVTIGSGYFYQGRNPRPKVPENLAPFSDAACEGPVFEMSLMLHGYFKKKGILDKVKMTVYSPGEYLSDLSSEARKAVGEMYKQLGITLVQNFRVREITEQEIIDEKGNKLPSDLSIILPPYTGNPALKNSTPDLVDDGGFIPTDLNMVSIKYDNVYASGDANSMTVPKLAYLAVKTGRIAAQHLANRLGVQTKIDKYDPAVVCIADNPLEGYGVAVSDNTMYKGTHSTAVPSPVNSIKKELFVKYFMWSKGDLALEKYFGEW from the coding sequence ATGACTAAAGTATTAGTATTAGGAGGAAGGTTCGGGGCTTTAACTCCTGCATATACACTAAAAAGGTTAGTAGGAAGCAAAGCTGAAATAAAATTAATAAATGAGAGCAGATTTAGTTGGCTAAGGTTAGATTTACCCCACGTTTCTATAGGAGTAAAGGATGTAGATCAATTTAAATTAGACTTATCTCAAGCATTACCAGAAAAAGGTATAGAATTCCAAGAAGGAAAAGTAATAAAAATAGACGCAAAAAACAACGAAGTTATATATAAAAAACCTGACGGCTCAATTGAGGAGGAAGAATACGATTACGTAATTGTTGGAATAGGTGCACACTTAGGAACAGAATTAATAAAAGGCTGGGATAAATATGGTTACAGCGTTTGTGAGCCAGATTTCGCGCTAAAATTAAGGGACAGATTAGCTACTTTTCAAGGAGGAAATGTAACAATAGGCTCAGGCTATTTCTATCAAGGTCGTAATCCAAGGCCTAAAGTTCCTGAGAACTTAGCTCCATTCTCTGATGCTGCTTGTGAAGGGCCAGTCTTCGAAATGTCATTAATGCTTCACGGATATTTTAAGAAGAAAGGAATACTTGATAAAGTAAAGATGACTGTTTATTCTCCAGGAGAGTACTTATCAGACTTATCTTCAGAAGCGAGAAAAGCAGTAGGGGAAATGTATAAGCAGTTAGGTATCACTTTAGTTCAAAACTTTAGAGTTAGAGAAATCACTGAACAAGAAATAATAGACGAAAAAGGTAATAAACTACCTTCAGACCTTTCAATAATATTACCACCATATACTGGGAATCCTGCATTAAAGAATTCTACTCCAGATTTAGTTGACGATGGTGGTTTCATACCAACCGATTTAAACATGGTCTCAATAAAATACGATAACGTTTACGCTTCAGGAGATGCAAATTCCATGACAGTTCCAAAATTGGCGTATTTAGCAGTAAAGACTGGAAGAATTGCTGCACAACATTTAGCTAATAGATTAGGAGTACAAACTAAGATTGACAAATATGACCCAGCAGTGGTTTGTATAGCAGATAATCCTTTAGAGGGCTATGGAGTTGCAGTAAGCGATAATACCATGTATAAGGGAACACACTCTACCGCAGTGCCTTCACCAGTTAATTCTATAAAGAAAGAATTATTCGTGAAGTACTTCATGTGGAGTAAAGGAGATTTAGCATTAGAAAAATACTTTGGCGAGTGGTAA
- a CDS encoding glycosyltransferase family 4 protein: MQIAVRLLWNSAVPKMAIEEARNTKWKLIIYRDAGGNYKLDGVNYLILRKRGEKGFFTPLFSFITSIYAKHRGKEATVDLDLILRATKIRGPTLYHDQFAGITGYVRKLRYGEDYAVYLHETSLPLKGVKYFLPKKIEEKVLRNAKVIITNSMWNKKTLEEYGIKSEVIYPGCYPVSKLPESRERIVLAVSTWDSGRKPEIYGEIAKRIKGKMVMAGSWAREDTLKEFLRKYGDYVTVTGKISEEKLVELYSKALVLVRFGFNERGPGLGVIEAMAYGVPVIVNEGLGSKELIKQGENGFVVRDWEEAVDRINETLENWHKMSVNAWNTAKDLSWENHAEKLKEILCQTFEC; the protein is encoded by the coding sequence ATGCAGATTGCTGTAAGACTTTTATGGAATAGTGCTGTTCCTAAAATGGCTATAGAAGAAGCTAGGAATACTAAATGGAAATTAATAATTTATAGGGATGCTGGAGGAAATTATAAGTTAGACGGTGTAAATTATTTAATACTTAGGAAAAGGGGAGAAAAAGGCTTCTTTACTCCTCTTTTCTCTTTTATAACTTCAATTTATGCAAAACATAGAGGAAAGGAAGCAACAGTAGACCTTGACTTAATTTTAAGAGCAACAAAGATTAGGGGACCTACTCTTTATCATGACCAATTTGCAGGAATTACCGGTTACGTAAGGAAATTACGTTATGGAGAAGATTACGCAGTTTACCTCCACGAAACATCATTACCCTTGAAAGGGGTGAAATACTTTTTACCTAAGAAAATTGAAGAAAAAGTATTAAGAAATGCAAAGGTTATTATTACTAACTCCATGTGGAATAAGAAGACTTTAGAGGAATATGGAATAAAATCTGAAGTAATATACCCGGGCTGTTATCCGGTAAGTAAATTGCCAGAAAGCAGAGAAAGAATTGTTTTGGCAGTATCAACTTGGGACTCCGGAAGAAAGCCAGAGATTTACGGCGAAATAGCAAAGAGAATAAAAGGTAAAATGGTGATGGCAGGTTCTTGGGCTAGGGAAGATACTTTAAAAGAATTCTTAAGAAAGTACGGAGATTACGTAACAGTAACTGGAAAAATAAGCGAGGAAAAACTCGTAGAGCTATATTCAAAAGCCTTAGTCCTTGTAAGGTTTGGCTTTAATGAAAGAGGTCCAGGATTGGGAGTAATTGAGGCAATGGCTTACGGAGTACCTGTAATAGTTAACGAAGGTCTAGGAAGTAAGGAGCTAATAAAGCAGGGTGAAAATGGATTTGTAGTAAGAGATTGGGAAGAAGCCGTAGATAGGATTAATGAAACTTTAGAAAACTGGCATAAAATGAGCGTTAATGCGTGGAATACTGCGAAGGATTTATCTTGGGAAAATCATGCAGAGAAATTAAAGGAAATTTTATGTCAAACTTTTGAATGTTAA
- a CDS encoding zinc ribbon domain-containing protein: MQKLYTGRYVNLQALAQEINSILLQEGWESTMQPMMIGNPQYQDYIIRGLKKGHFHHAEELIVRVTGSPSEFRIIIEEEHIGPIGRELINRRLLTQIDKEINDGLFDLPMPTTQPINQQITPTVASQQPIAPQAPQQIRCPQCGYLNPPGAKFCINCGARLA; encoded by the coding sequence ATGCAGAAACTCTATACAGGAAGATATGTAAACCTTCAAGCGTTAGCTCAAGAAATTAATAGCATACTTTTGCAAGAAGGCTGGGAATCGACTATGCAGCCAATGATGATTGGTAATCCGCAATACCAAGATTACATAATTAGAGGACTAAAGAAAGGTCATTTTCATCATGCAGAAGAATTAATAGTTAGAGTTACTGGCTCTCCATCTGAGTTCAGGATAATAATTGAAGAAGAACACATAGGGCCCATAGGCAGAGAATTGATAAATAGAAGATTATTAACTCAAATAGATAAGGAAATTAATGACGGTTTATTCGACTTACCGATGCCAACAACGCAACCTATTAATCAACAAATAACTCCGACAGTTGCTTCTCAACAACCAATTGCTCCTCAAGCACCTCAACAAATCAGATGCCCGCAATGCGGTTACTTAAATCCGCCAGGAGCTAAGTTCTGTATAAATTGCGGTGCAAGATTAGCTTAA